From a region of the Aeoliella mucimassa genome:
- a CDS encoding efflux RND transporter permease subunit: protein MQLVDSFVHNPVKVAVGVLLVALFGVVALLRMPMQLTPEVETPTITVETRWPGASPQEIEQEIIIEQEEQLKGVEGARKLSSESSDSVGRITIEFNMGTDIDQAILKVNSRLQQVREYPEEADQPVLTTSDAAARAIAWFILSPLPPTPEAIDQFMAEHPDLADEMQRVKSSHSGGLQLLRLRNLAKVHPEVSELLPPPDLEIPQLRRFAEDEIEARFERVAGVSQSNVIGGLEDELQVVVDLERLAARQLTLSQVRDVLRAQNRDTSAGTVDDGKRRYVFRALNQFRNPEQVENQLLAVRDGRPVYVRDVADVSLGFKKPDGLVRRFGESSIAINCERAGGANVIDVMAGLRAVNEEINRDLLNPRGMMLTQVYDETDYINSSVDLVQQNIFLGAALTMIVLMVFLHLGVPTLLSIPLIFASALASVYLSPWYFLVCLAILIAVGFAFARGALVVGLAIPVSIIGTFLVLGILGRSLNVISLAGLAFAVGMLVDNAVVVLENVYRRYSLGESPFTAAVRGTQEVAGAVVSSTLTTIAVFLPVVFMEEEAGQLFRDIALAITSAVGLSLIVSVTLIPTAAARLFHGHRNDGKPEESPTAATGPLSFLNRLGEMFVNHVVGVNAFIQRSIFLQVTTVMLMVLFAVGISYLLWPRVEYLPNGNRNLVIGIVIPPPGYNIDHLMSLGEQVEDRLRPNWDIDETTNLAELDGPPIRDFFFVVRGRQVFVGVRSDEPLRSAELVPVVQNAVGGLPGTFAVAKQTSLFERGLTAGRTVDVEIVGPDIEKLVSLGGQVFMKVMGTPDSPPVIPGSQAQPVPSLDLTSPEVHVEPKLIQAAELEMSATDLGFAADTIIDGAYVSDYYLGGKKIDLTVMADQEFNASTGNLAAAPVAVPSGQLVPLNALADITLASGPEQINHRERQRAITIQVSPPADVALEDAMSLINDQIVTPIRESGQLEGGYRITLAGTADKLSQAWIALRFNVLLAVVITYLLMAALFESWIYPLVIILSVPLGAAGGVIGLAMLNIFVIQSLDVLTMLGFVVLIGTVVNNPILIVHQSLNHLRLDGMSPHDAIIESVRTRIRPIFMTTTTTVLGLAPLVMFPGAGSELYRGLGSVVLGGLVVSTIFTLVLVPTLFRLALTIFGGIDPEPEQPAEEQSESDEIVLESHDTVPALS from the coding sequence ATGCAACTGGTTGACTCGTTTGTCCACAACCCGGTCAAGGTCGCCGTCGGCGTGCTGCTGGTAGCTCTGTTCGGCGTGGTCGCGCTGCTGCGGATGCCGATGCAGCTGACCCCCGAGGTCGAAACCCCGACGATCACCGTCGAAACCCGTTGGCCTGGTGCCAGCCCGCAGGAAATCGAACAAGAGATCATTATCGAGCAGGAGGAGCAGCTCAAAGGTGTCGAAGGCGCTCGCAAGCTCTCTTCCGAAAGCTCCGACTCGGTAGGTCGCATCACGATCGAATTCAACATGGGCACCGACATCGACCAGGCCATCCTGAAGGTCAACAGTCGGTTGCAGCAGGTGCGGGAGTACCCGGAGGAAGCCGACCAACCGGTGCTGACCACCTCCGACGCTGCCGCGCGGGCGATTGCCTGGTTCATTCTCTCGCCACTTCCGCCGACGCCCGAGGCGATCGACCAGTTCATGGCCGAGCACCCCGATCTCGCCGACGAGATGCAACGCGTCAAATCCTCCCACAGCGGCGGTCTACAGCTGTTGCGTTTGCGTAACCTGGCGAAGGTGCATCCCGAAGTATCGGAGCTGCTGCCGCCGCCCGATCTCGAGATCCCCCAGCTTCGCCGTTTTGCCGAGGACGAAATCGAAGCTCGCTTCGAACGCGTCGCCGGCGTGTCGCAGTCGAACGTCATCGGCGGGCTCGAGGACGAACTGCAAGTGGTGGTCGACCTCGAGCGGCTCGCCGCCCGGCAGCTCACCCTTAGCCAGGTTCGCGACGTGCTTCGCGCCCAGAACCGCGACACTTCGGCCGGCACGGTCGACGATGGCAAACGCCGGTACGTGTTCCGAGCGCTCAACCAGTTTCGCAATCCCGAGCAAGTCGAAAACCAACTGCTCGCAGTCCGCGACGGTCGACCGGTTTACGTTCGCGACGTCGCCGACGTGAGCCTCGGCTTCAAAAAGCCCGATGGCTTGGTCCGCCGCTTCGGCGAGTCGAGCATCGCGATTAACTGCGAGCGGGCGGGCGGAGCGAACGTGATCGACGTGATGGCTGGTCTTCGCGCAGTGAACGAAGAGATCAATCGCGACCTGCTTAATCCCCGCGGCATGATGCTCACCCAGGTGTACGACGAAACCGACTACATCAACTCGTCGGTCGACCTAGTGCAGCAGAACATCTTCCTCGGTGCCGCGCTCACCATGATCGTGCTCATGGTGTTCCTGCACCTGGGGGTGCCGACGCTGCTGTCGATTCCGCTGATCTTTGCGTCGGCACTCGCTTCGGTCTACCTCTCTCCATGGTACTTCCTCGTCTGTTTGGCGATTTTGATTGCGGTCGGTTTTGCCTTCGCACGCGGTGCATTGGTCGTTGGTCTGGCGATTCCGGTGAGTATCATCGGCACGTTCCTGGTGCTTGGTATCCTCGGTCGATCGCTGAACGTTATTAGTCTGGCGGGCCTTGCGTTTGCGGTCGGCATGCTGGTCGACAACGCAGTGGTCGTGCTCGAAAACGTCTACCGCCGATACAGTTTGGGCGAGTCTCCCTTCACCGCCGCGGTGCGAGGTACCCAGGAGGTGGCCGGCGCGGTTGTTTCGTCCACCCTCACTACCATTGCAGTCTTCCTGCCAGTGGTGTTCATGGAGGAAGAAGCGGGGCAGCTGTTCCGCGACATTGCCTTGGCCATTACTTCGGCAGTTGGCTTGTCGTTGATCGTGTCGGTCACCTTGATTCCGACCGCTGCGGCTCGCTTGTTCCATGGGCACCGCAACGATGGTAAGCCCGAAGAGTCGCCAACCGCCGCCACGGGACCACTGAGCTTCCTCAATCGTCTCGGCGAGATGTTTGTGAACCACGTGGTCGGGGTCAACGCCTTCATTCAACGCAGCATTTTCCTGCAAGTGACCACGGTGATGCTGATGGTGCTGTTCGCGGTCGGCATCAGCTACCTGCTTTGGCCGCGCGTCGAGTACCTGCCGAACGGCAACCGCAACTTGGTGATCGGTATCGTGATTCCTCCGCCCGGTTACAACATCGATCACCTGATGTCGCTCGGCGAACAAGTCGAAGATCGCCTGCGACCAAACTGGGACATCGACGAAACCACAAACCTGGCCGAGCTCGATGGTCCCCCGATTCGCGACTTCTTCTTTGTCGTTCGTGGTCGCCAGGTGTTTGTCGGGGTGCGATCCGACGAGCCGCTCCGCTCGGCCGAGTTGGTGCCCGTCGTGCAAAACGCAGTCGGCGGATTGCCCGGTACGTTTGCCGTGGCCAAGCAAACCAGCTTGTTCGAACGCGGACTGACCGCTGGACGAACCGTCGACGTCGAAATCGTAGGACCCGACATCGAAAAACTCGTGTCGCTCGGCGGGCAGGTCTTCATGAAAGTGATGGGCACGCCCGACTCGCCGCCGGTGATCCCCGGATCGCAAGCGCAGCCAGTGCCGAGTCTCGACCTGACCAGCCCTGAAGTGCATGTGGAGCCAAAGCTGATCCAGGCGGCCGAACTCGAAATGAGCGCGACCGACCTCGGCTTTGCTGCCGATACGATCATCGACGGCGCGTACGTAAGCGATTACTACCTTGGTGGTAAGAAGATCGATCTGACCGTGATGGCCGACCAGGAGTTCAACGCGTCGACGGGTAACCTGGCTGCCGCCCCGGTCGCGGTTCCATCGGGGCAACTCGTACCGCTCAACGCCTTGGCCGACATCACGCTGGCCAGCGGTCCCGAACAAATCAATCACCGCGAGCGTCAGCGGGCGATTACCATTCAGGTGTCGCCGCCGGCCGACGTAGCGCTCGAAGACGCGATGAGCTTGATTAACGATCAAATTGTGACTCCCATCCGTGAATCGGGACAACTCGAAGGGGGATATCGCATCACGCTGGCCGGCACCGCCGACAAACTGAGCCAGGCGTGGATTGCCTTGCGGTTCAACGTGCTCCTGGCGGTCGTCATTACCTACCTGCTCATGGCAGCCTTGTTCGAGTCGTGGATCTATCCGCTGGTGATCATCCTCAGCGTTCCGCTCGGTGCAGCGGGCGGGGTGATTGGTTTGGCCATGCTCAACATCTTTGTCATCCAGTCGCTCGACGTGCTTACCATGCTCGGTTTCGTCGTGCTGATCGGCACGGTGGTCAACAACCCGATTCTCATCGTGCATCAATCGCTCAACCATCTGCGACTCGATGGCATGTCGCCGCACGATGCGATTATCGAGAGCGTTCGCACCCGTATTCGCCCGATCTTCATGACCACCACGACCACGGTGCTCGGTTTGGCTCCGCTGGTGATGTTCCCGGGTGCCGGTAGCGAACTCTACCGCGGTCTCGGCAGCGTGGTGCTCGGCGGTCTGGTGGTCTCGACCATCTTCACACTGGTGCTGGTCCCGACACTGTTCCGCTTGGCCCTGACCATCTTCGGCGGCATCGACCCCGAACCGGAGCAGCCAGCAGAAGAGCAGAGCGAGTCGGACGAAATCGTGCTCGAATCGCACGACACGGTTCCCGCGCTGTCGTAA
- the tnpA gene encoding IS200/IS605 family transposase, with protein sequence MDSYRTGAHSRFDLKYHFVWVTKYRKAILRGDVGVRVREIVREVCRTNDIEILQGAVSADHVHVLLSCPPNLSPSKIMQYLKGKSSRKLLMEFQHLQKQYWGRHLWARGYFVASSGSVTEEAITAYIQGQRGTEPSDGEDNFRVTPS encoded by the coding sequence ATGGATAGTTACCGGACTGGAGCACATAGCCGCTTTGATTTGAAATACCATTTCGTGTGGGTCACGAAGTACCGCAAGGCGATCCTGAGAGGTGACGTCGGGGTACGGGTGCGTGAAATCGTGCGTGAGGTGTGTCGGACGAACGATATTGAGATACTGCAGGGGGCGGTCTCGGCCGATCATGTGCATGTTTTGTTGTCATGCCCTCCGAATCTCTCGCCCAGCAAGATCATGCAGTATCTCAAGGGCAAGAGTTCGCGAAAGCTTCTGATGGAGTTCCAGCATCTGCAAAAGCAGTACTGGGGGCGTCATTTGTGGGCCCGCGGGTATTTTGTGGCGTCTAGCGGAAGTGTGACTGAGGAAGCGATCACCGCGTATATCCAGGGGCAGCGGGGAACGGAGCCCAGCGACGGGGAAGATAACTTCCGCGTAACGCCTTCGTGA
- the cls gene encoding cardiolipin synthase — MHDDSALLGNALMEAAIYSWLLVIAHLATFVTITFRVVMRKPAIGVALAWLLLVITVPLAGAIFYLLIGERRVGQRRAQKIARLHTDYSRLSDLMLGESITQVDWSQHRGHAKAMNDLGDKLIGVPTVAGSTGKLLTDSQEILQAIADDINRAETSVLMEFYIWNEGGLADKVVEALVAASRRGVSCRVLVDAVGARPWWRSKQPAELREAGVKLLQAFPAGVWQAIFSRNDLRLHRKIVVIDGKLAWTGSMNLVDPRFFKQEANVGEWVDAMVRLKGAVVAPLAMTMIGDWLVESDESIEDIIESAGIKRVESQGGGDVQVIPSGPVETSDGLLQMLLAIINSAHEELVMTTPYFVPDDSLLRAIRGAAARGVEVHLVMPAKVDSLLTRYASRSYLDELMELGVEVHLFQAGLLHTKSITADRSMSMFGTVNLDMRSIWLNYEVSLFVYGATYAVHLRELQQSYIEDSKLLNPVRWRERPLREKLLENILRLLSPVL; from the coding sequence ATGCACGACGACTCTGCCTTGCTGGGGAACGCATTGATGGAAGCTGCTATCTACTCTTGGCTGCTGGTGATCGCCCACCTGGCCACGTTCGTGACGATCACGTTTCGCGTCGTCATGCGAAAACCGGCGATCGGCGTTGCCTTGGCCTGGCTGCTGTTGGTGATCACGGTACCGCTGGCGGGGGCTATTTTCTACCTGCTGATCGGCGAACGCCGCGTCGGCCAGCGCCGCGCCCAGAAAATCGCCCGGCTGCACACCGACTACTCTCGCTTGTCCGACCTGATGCTCGGCGAGTCGATTACCCAGGTCGATTGGTCGCAGCATCGCGGCCACGCGAAAGCGATGAACGACCTCGGCGACAAGCTGATTGGGGTACCGACTGTCGCCGGAAGCACCGGAAAGCTGCTGACCGACTCGCAGGAGATCCTGCAGGCGATCGCCGACGATATCAATCGGGCCGAAACCAGCGTGCTGATGGAGTTCTACATCTGGAACGAAGGCGGATTGGCCGACAAAGTGGTCGAAGCACTCGTGGCCGCCAGTCGGCGAGGGGTTTCGTGCCGAGTGCTAGTGGACGCCGTGGGGGCCCGCCCATGGTGGCGCAGCAAACAACCGGCCGAACTCCGCGAAGCGGGCGTGAAGCTGCTGCAAGCGTTTCCTGCCGGAGTGTGGCAGGCGATTTTCTCGCGTAACGATTTGCGACTCCACCGCAAGATCGTGGTGATCGATGGCAAGCTGGCCTGGACCGGCAGCATGAACTTGGTCGATCCCCGATTCTTCAAGCAGGAAGCCAACGTCGGCGAATGGGTGGATGCCATGGTGCGACTCAAAGGAGCGGTAGTGGCTCCCCTGGCGATGACCATGATCGGCGACTGGTTGGTGGAGTCGGATGAGTCGATCGAAGACATCATCGAAAGCGCGGGAATCAAACGCGTTGAGTCGCAAGGCGGGGGCGACGTGCAGGTGATTCCCTCAGGTCCGGTCGAGACCTCCGACGGGCTACTGCAAATGCTGCTGGCCATCATCAACTCGGCCCACGAAGAACTGGTAATGACGACGCCCTACTTCGTTCCCGACGACTCGCTGCTGCGGGCGATTCGCGGGGCCGCCGCTCGTGGGGTGGAGGTGCATCTGGTGATGCCAGCGAAGGTCGACTCGCTGCTCACTCGTTACGCGAGTAGGTCGTACCTCGACGAACTCATGGAGCTGGGTGTCGAAGTGCATCTATTCCAGGCGGGGCTGCTGCATACCAAATCGATCACGGCCGACCGCTCGATGTCAATGTTCGGCACCGTGAATCTCGACATGCGGAGCATCTGGCTCAACTACGAAGTGTCGCTGTTCGTCTATGGCGCGACTTACGCAGTACACCTGCGCGAATTGCAGCAAAGCTACATCGAAGACAGCAAGCTGCTCAATCCGGTAAGATGGCGGGAGCGTCCCCTTCGCGAGAAGCTACTGGAGAACATATTGCGTCTCCTAAGCCCGGTGCTCTAA
- a CDS encoding endonuclease/exonuclease/phosphatase family protein, which translates to MQVRILTYNIHKGIGGVDRRYRLPRIVEVIAHYEPDIVLLQEVDDGVPRSRGECQVEVLAEQLGFAHSIYQRNVTLKKGAYGNAMLTRFAIHESEDFELTVWPKKRRRAQIAKLTLHHEGHQRTLVVTNLHLGLAGYERRIQLRRLLDDSALARVHHHTPSLIGGDFNDVWGAIGKRLMVPAGYASATGLQRTFPARAPLRPLDNIYFRGDCQAVNGYAGRLAVARAASDHLPLLAEFEVPVPGPTTS; encoded by the coding sequence ATGCAAGTTCGGATCCTCACTTATAACATTCACAAAGGCATCGGCGGCGTCGACCGGCGATATCGCTTGCCGCGCATCGTGGAAGTGATTGCCCACTACGAGCCCGACATTGTGTTGCTGCAGGAAGTCGACGACGGGGTGCCCCGCTCGCGGGGTGAGTGTCAGGTAGAAGTGCTGGCCGAGCAGCTTGGCTTCGCGCACTCGATCTATCAGCGGAACGTCACACTCAAAAAAGGGGCTTATGGCAACGCGATGCTGACTCGGTTCGCGATTCACGAATCGGAGGACTTCGAACTGACCGTCTGGCCCAAGAAACGTCGCCGCGCGCAGATCGCCAAGCTCACCCTCCACCATGAGGGACACCAGCGCACGTTGGTGGTCACCAACTTGCACCTGGGCCTGGCGGGCTACGAGCGGCGCATCCAATTACGGCGGTTGCTCGACGATTCGGCCCTGGCGCGGGTGCATCATCACACCCCCAGTTTGATCGGGGGCGACTTCAACGACGTATGGGGAGCGATTGGCAAGCGGCTGATGGTACCGGCCGGATACGCTTCGGCTACCGGGCTGCAGCGCACGTTCCCCGCCAGGGCACCGCTCCGCCCGCTCGATAACATCTACTTCCGCGGCGATTGCCAGGCCGTGAATGGCTACGCGGGGCGACTCGCGGTGGCGCGAGCCGCCTCGGATCATTTGCCGCTATTGGCCGAGTTTGAAGTGCCGGTGCCAGGACCAACGACATCGTAA
- a CDS encoding peptidylprolyl isomerase: MIRLCTTALVLFCLCSSTLLAQTVRFETSVGSFDMVLNPNDDPNLDPLVNNMLAYVGLGRYHFSAINRAVDQDNDDASDDFVLQMGGFMGFAPDPDQWTRMVQSVEKLNEVVTDADGDGEVDFDSITNSRGTVSLALASGNVNSGTSSFFINLGDNSFLDSQGFVPFAEIQNMQTIDQIMRLEQLDLSEQLGSSGNLAFTDVPITEEERLVVVKRAYVVDPGDDFSFVGPIAEALLAQREMEQELAALAFGSTSGGGSASNTSTTNVPEPASLALLAGPLALLGWYGIRRRS; encoded by the coding sequence ATGATTCGCCTCTGCACTACCGCTCTAGTGTTGTTTTGCTTATGCAGCTCGACGCTGCTCGCACAAACCGTGCGATTCGAAACGTCGGTAGGCAGTTTCGACATGGTGCTCAACCCCAACGACGATCCCAATCTCGATCCGCTGGTCAACAACATGTTGGCCTACGTCGGGCTGGGACGGTACCACTTCAGTGCGATTAACCGGGCGGTCGATCAGGACAACGACGACGCCAGCGACGACTTTGTCCTGCAAATGGGGGGCTTCATGGGATTTGCTCCCGATCCCGATCAATGGACCCGCATGGTGCAATCGGTCGAGAAGCTGAATGAGGTTGTCACCGATGCCGATGGCGATGGCGAAGTCGACTTCGATTCGATCACCAACTCCCGCGGCACCGTGTCGCTGGCCTTGGCTTCTGGCAACGTGAACAGCGGTACCAGCAGCTTCTTCATCAATCTCGGCGACAACTCGTTTCTCGACTCGCAAGGCTTCGTCCCCTTCGCCGAGATTCAGAACATGCAAACCATCGATCAGATCATGCGGCTCGAACAGCTTGATTTGAGCGAGCAACTAGGCAGTTCCGGCAACTTGGCTTTCACCGACGTGCCGATCACCGAGGAAGAGCGTTTGGTGGTTGTGAAGCGGGCCTACGTGGTCGATCCCGGCGACGACTTCTCGTTCGTCGGACCCATCGCTGAAGCATTGCTCGCCCAGCGCGAAATGGAACAAGAACTCGCCGCACTCGCCTTTGGTAGCACCTCGGGCGGGGGATCGGCTTCTAATACGTCGACGACCAACGTGCCGGAACCTGCATCGCTGGCTTTGCTGGCTGGACCACTCGCCCTGTTGGGCTGGTACGGTATCCGCCGCCGCTCGTAG
- a CDS encoding alpha/beta hydrolase family esterase translates to MLQRYKLQDEPLSRYYYAYVPPGERLPLVLAFHGGGSTPLDMARFSQLTQVAEQQRFAVVFPSGSGPWPEYLTWNAGICCGHASRRNIDDVGFVGRLLDRLLDQFPIDPSRVYATGMSNGGMFSYRLAAEMPHRFAAIAPVAGCLSIDPPRLPRAVPALHIHGTADHFVPYQGGGGKRSLRQIQFPSVAESLTRWSAACGLEAAEPEYREYPYDRTLANDEPLAAHRAVYATVDGVDQVVEIRVSGGGHTWPGSAPLWCFLGPTLLGLPAGEVIWRFFEQFFCTARSSK, encoded by the coding sequence ATGCTGCAGCGTTACAAACTCCAGGACGAACCCCTTTCGCGGTACTACTACGCGTACGTACCCCCCGGCGAGCGGCTGCCGCTGGTTCTGGCCTTTCACGGCGGCGGCAGCACCCCGCTCGATATGGCCCGCTTCAGCCAGCTGACGCAGGTCGCCGAGCAGCAGCGGTTTGCCGTGGTGTTCCCCTCCGGCAGCGGCCCTTGGCCGGAGTATCTCACGTGGAACGCGGGCATCTGTTGCGGGCACGCTTCGCGGCGCAACATCGACGACGTTGGCTTCGTCGGGCGTTTGCTCGATCGTTTGCTCGACCAATTTCCTATCGACCCGAGCCGGGTGTACGCTACCGGCATGTCGAACGGCGGCATGTTCTCGTACCGCCTGGCGGCCGAAATGCCGCATCGTTTTGCGGCCATCGCTCCCGTCGCAGGCTGTTTGAGCATCGACCCGCCGCGGTTGCCGAGGGCGGTGCCCGCCCTGCATATTCACGGTACCGCCGACCATTTTGTGCCGTACCAGGGGGGCGGGGGGAAGCGCAGCTTACGGCAGATTCAGTTTCCGTCGGTCGCCGAGTCGCTCACGCGCTGGTCGGCTGCCTGCGGCCTTGAAGCCGCCGAGCCGGAGTACCGCGAGTACCCCTACGATCGCACTTTGGCCAACGACGAGCCTTTGGCAGCCCATCGGGCGGTCTACGCGACAGTCGACGGAGTCGACCAAGTGGTCGAAATTCGCGTTTCTGGCGGGGGACACACCTGGCCGGGCTCGGCTCCGCTGTGGTGTTTTCTGGGGCCAACGCTCCTAGGGCTGCCCGCTGGCGAGGTGATATGGCGGTTTTTTGAGCAGTTTTTTTGCACAGCTCGTAGCTCTAAGTAA
- the rlmKL gene encoding bifunctional 23S rRNA (guanine(2069)-N(7))-methyltransferase RlmK/23S rRNA (guanine(2445)-N(2))-methyltransferase RlmL — translation MACTFGHDEAQPSPLPSIPQLPASATIYELIATTAFGLEKLVVRELEKLGYAPRVLRPGRVAFSGDESAICRANLWLRTAERVVIAIGSFQADDFGLLFDGTNSLEWERWIPADGAFPVRGRSHKSQLSSVPACQKIVNKAVAERLLQAHHVAALPETGASYAIEVELFENTATLLLDTSGLGLHKRGYRTSVAEGQLRETLAAAMVSLSVWNRDRPMIDPFCGTGTIAIEAALQGRNSAPGIDREFAAEAWPAVGADRWHTAREEARDLWGPPLEQRIVATDLNPKSLELARHHAERAGVVGDIHFQQRDFYELTSSRQYGCLICNPPYGIRIGDERESIELHKKIPIVLRRLPTWSHYLLTARQDFERLIGQTATRRRKLYNGRIECTFYQFLGPRPPRRDAEGKVIKTPSVAPTDEHSPEQQAPAEQTPDEQRGDQSSHKQTAAQQPPQKQLSDTPKPARTKREQPAPVFGGLKEEAQRQAIEFANRLSKRARHLRRWPTRRGITCFRLYERDVPDVPLIVDRYEDALVIAEYVRPHERTAAEHADWLDLMVTTAAKTLEVDPKRVFTKFRQTQSGASQYDKFGSDHQIMIAHEGGLEFELNLSDYLDTGLFLDHRQTRSMVRDEAAGKRFLNLFAYTGSFTVYAAAGGAVSTTTVDLSPSYIEWAERNLKRNGFGGPQHQFLVADSREWVHALPSEPMFDLAVVDPPTFSNTKRTGADRQEIDDWDVQHHYAELLEALAERMSPEGVVYFSNNFRRFKFDENELPSYQTREISKQTVPEDFRNQRIHRCWRLVRKAGG, via the coding sequence ATGGCGTGTACCTTCGGCCACGACGAGGCTCAACCTTCCCCCCTGCCCTCCATCCCCCAACTACCTGCGAGCGCTACGATTTACGAACTGATTGCCACCACCGCTTTTGGCCTGGAGAAACTCGTGGTTCGCGAGCTCGAAAAGTTGGGCTACGCCCCGCGGGTGCTACGGCCGGGGCGCGTGGCGTTTTCCGGCGACGAGTCGGCCATCTGCCGGGCGAATCTGTGGCTGCGGACCGCCGAGCGGGTGGTGATTGCCATCGGCTCGTTCCAGGCCGACGACTTCGGGCTATTGTTCGATGGTACCAACTCGCTCGAGTGGGAACGCTGGATCCCGGCCGACGGGGCGTTTCCCGTGCGAGGTCGCTCGCATAAGTCGCAGCTATCGAGCGTGCCGGCGTGTCAGAAAATCGTGAACAAAGCGGTCGCCGAGCGACTGCTGCAGGCCCATCACGTTGCGGCGCTCCCCGAGACCGGCGCGAGCTACGCAATTGAGGTCGAGCTATTCGAGAACACCGCGACGCTGCTGCTCGATACCTCCGGCTTAGGTCTCCATAAACGCGGCTATCGTACCAGCGTGGCCGAGGGTCAGTTGCGCGAGACATTGGCCGCGGCCATGGTATCGCTGAGCGTCTGGAATCGCGACCGGCCGATGATCGATCCCTTCTGCGGCACTGGCACCATTGCCATCGAGGCCGCCCTGCAGGGTCGCAACTCGGCCCCCGGGATCGATCGTGAGTTCGCCGCCGAGGCTTGGCCGGCCGTCGGGGCCGACCGCTGGCATACTGCTCGCGAGGAGGCCCGCGACCTGTGGGGGCCGCCGCTCGAGCAGCGGATCGTCGCAACAGACCTCAATCCCAAATCGCTGGAACTGGCTCGCCATCACGCGGAGCGGGCGGGCGTGGTCGGCGACATTCACTTTCAACAGCGCGATTTTTACGAACTCACCAGCAGCCGCCAGTACGGGTGTTTGATCTGCAATCCCCCGTACGGCATCCGCATCGGCGACGAGCGTGAATCGATCGAGCTGCACAAGAAAATTCCGATCGTGCTTCGCCGGTTGCCGACTTGGTCGCACTACTTGCTGACCGCCCGACAAGACTTCGAACGCCTGATTGGCCAGACCGCCACTCGGCGTCGCAAGCTCTACAACGGTCGCATCGAGTGCACGTTCTACCAGTTCCTCGGCCCACGACCTCCGCGCCGCGACGCCGAGGGTAAAGTGATCAAGACACCGAGCGTTGCGCCAACCGATGAGCACTCGCCCGAACAGCAAGCTCCCGCTGAGCAAACGCCCGACGAACAACGAGGCGACCAATCGAGTCACAAGCAAACAGCCGCGCAGCAACCACCCCAGAAGCAGTTAAGCGACACGCCCAAGCCCGCGCGCACCAAACGCGAACAACCGGCCCCTGTATTTGGTGGACTTAAAGAGGAAGCACAGCGGCAAGCGATCGAGTTTGCGAATCGGTTATCGAAACGCGCGCGGCATCTTCGCCGCTGGCCGACTCGGCGGGGCATCACTTGCTTTCGGCTGTACGAACGCGACGTGCCCGACGTGCCGCTGATCGTCGATCGTTACGAAGACGCGTTGGTGATCGCCGAGTACGTCCGCCCCCACGAACGCACCGCCGCCGAACACGCCGACTGGCTCGATCTGATGGTCACCACCGCGGCGAAGACTTTAGAGGTCGACCCCAAGCGGGTGTTTACCAAGTTCCGTCAGACGCAAAGCGGCGCGTCGCAGTACGATAAGTTTGGCAGCGACCATCAAATAATGATCGCTCACGAAGGAGGGCTGGAGTTCGAGCTAAACCTCTCCGACTACCTCGATACCGGGCTGTTCCTCGACCACCGCCAGACCCGCAGCATGGTCCGCGACGAAGCGGCCGGCAAGCGGTTCCTGAATCTGTTTGCCTACACCGGGTCGTTCACCGTGTACGCGGCGGCCGGCGGGGCGGTGAGCACCACCACGGTCGACCTGTCGCCGAGTTACATCGAATGGGCGGAGCGAAATCTCAAGCGTAACGGATTCGGTGGTCCTCAGCATCAGTTCCTGGTAGCCGACTCGCGAGAGTGGGTGCACGCGTTGCCGAGCGAGCCGATGTTCGACCTAGCCGTGGTCGATCCACCGACCTTCAGCAATACCAAGCGGACCGGTGCCGACCGGCAGGAAATCGACGACTGGGACGTGCAGCATCACTACGCGGAACTGCTCGAAGCACTGGCCGAGCGGATGTCGCCCGAGGGAGTGGTCTATTTCAGCAACAATTTCCGCCGGTTCAAGTTCGACGAAAATGAACTGCCCAGCTACCAGACGCGGGAAATCTCGAAACAAACCGTGCCGGAAGACTTCCGCAACCAGCGAATTCACCGCTGCTGGCGGCTAGTTCGCAAGGCAGGTGGCTAA